A region of the Aggregicoccus sp. 17bor-14 genome:
GGACGAGCCCACCACGGGGCTGGACCGGGTGGCCACCGCCCAGGTGGAGGAGGTGCTGCACGGCCTCAAGCGCTCGGGGCTGGGGGCGCTGGTGGTGTCGCACGACTACCGGCTGCTCACGGCGCTCGCCGACCGCGTGCTGGTGGTGGCCGAAGGCCGCAATGCGTTCAGCGGCACGCCCGCCGAGTTCCTGGCATCTTCCCTTCCCGAGGTGCGCGCCCTGACCGCGCCCTATCTGGAGACGGCAGCAGATGGATGAGCGTCGGTTGGAGATCAAGGTGGGCGCGCTGGTGGTCGCGGCGCTCGCCGGCGTGTTCGGGCTGCTGTACCTGATGGGCGAGCTGTCCCTGTCCTCGGGCGGCGCGCTCAAGGTGGACTTCTCGCACACGGGCAACGTGGTGAAGGGGGCGCCGGTGAAGCTGGGCGGCGTGGCGGTGGGGCGCGTGGAGGAGATCCGCCTGCTGCCGGACCGCCGCGACCCTGCAGGCAACCCTCTGCCCGTACAGATGGCCCTCAGCGTCTCTCCCGAGGCCCTCGCCGCGCTGCGCTCGGACGTGCGCGTGACGGTGGCCACGGTGGGCCTGCTGGGCGAGCCCTACCTCGAGCTCACCCCGGGCTCCGCGCGCGCCGCGCCCCTTCCGGCGGAGGCCGTGGTGCGCGGCACGGACGCGCCGCGCCTGGACGTGGTGGCGCTGCAGCTCTCCTCCTTCCTGGACGCCGCGAGCAGCGCCCTCGCCAAGGATCCCGAGGGGCTGATGGGGCTCGCGAGCAACGTGAGCAACCTGGCGCGGCGCCTCAACGAGATGCTGGGCCAGAACGACGCGGACGTGCGCACCCTGGTGAGCGAGCTGTCCGCCGCCTCCAAGGACCTGCGCGTGCTCGCCCACGACGCGCGCGTGGCGATGCACCCGGGCGGCTCCGGGGCGCGCCTCCTCGACGACGCGGCCGCGGTCGCGAGCGTGGCCAAGCGCGACCTGCCTGGCATCTCCGCGTCCGCTGGCCGCACGCTCAACGGGCTCGCCAACATCACCGGGGGCCTCACGCCCGAGGACGGCGAGCGCGTGCGCGCCGCCCTCCAGAGCTACACGGCCGCCGGGGCACACCTGGAGCAGGTGGCGGCCCGCGCCGATCGCCTCCTCGCGCGCATGGAGGCCGGCGAGGGGACGCTGGGCGCCCTGCAGAAGGATCCGCAGCTCTACGAGGAGCTCAAGGCCCTGGTCACGGATCTGCGCAAGCACCCGTGGAAGGTGCTCTGGAAGGACTGAGGCGCACCATTTCGGAGCAGCCGTCCCGCGCCACTTCGGATCACCTCCCGGAGCGCCGGGCCTGAATCCGCGCCCTTGCGCGCGGCACCGTGGTTGCTCTGCCCCCCTGCCGGAGCGCCCCCACCGGGGCGCCCGACGGAGGCAGGGCCATGATGGAGCTTCGATTCCTGGGAGTGCGCGGCAGTGTGGCGGTGTCCGGTGCGCACGCGGCGCGCATCGGCGGCAACACCGCCTGCGTCGAGGTGACGAGCGCAGGGCACCGGCTCGTGCTCGATGCGGGCACGGGCGTGCGCGCGCTGGGCGAGCGGCTGATACAGGAGAGCGGCCCCCAGAAGGCCACCCTGCTCTTCAGCCATCTGCACTGGGATCACGTGCAGGGCTTTCCCTTCTTCGCCCCTGCGTACGCGCCCACCACGCAGCTCACCCTGTACGGGCCCGGCCCGGGCGGCGACGTGGCGCTCGAGCGCGTGCTCTCCTCACAGATGCAGGCGCCCAGCTTCCCGGTGCCCCTCTCGGCCATGCGCGCGCGCATGCGTTTCTGCGAGGCGCTCTCCGGGGTGCCGCTGGAGGTGGGGCCCTTCCGCATCACGCCCTTCGCGCTGCCGCACCCGCAGGGCTGCCTCGGCTACCGCATCGAGGAGGGGGGCCGCGCCTTCGTCTACGCGACGGACGTGGAGCTCTCGCGCGCTGGGGTAACGCCCGCGCTCGGGCGCTGGATGGAGGGCGCGGACGTGCTCTGCCTCGATGCGCAGTACACCCCGGACGAGTACGCGGGCCGCAGCGGCCCTGCGCGCCGCGGCTGGGGGCACAGCACCATGATGGATGCCGCGCAGATCGCCGCGCACGTGCAGGCGCAGCGGCTGCTGCTCTTCCACCACGACCCCGCCCGCACGGACGAGCAGGCCGAGGAGATGGCGGAGGCCGCGCGCACCCACTTCGCCGCGGCGGAGCCCGCGCGCGAGGGCAAGGTGCTGCGCCTGGGCGCCTGAGCCGCGTGCCGCGACGATGGACTCGGCGATGGACTGGTATACTCCGCTGCTCTCCGCCATGACCCGCTCTCCCGATGCCGCCCAGGTGCTCCTCTCCGTCGGAAGCCTGCTGGGGCAAGAGGTGGACCTGGACGCGGTGCTGCAGACGCTGGTGGACCGCATCGCCACCACGCTGCAGGCGGACCGCGGCACGCTCTGGCTCCTGGACCCGGCGCGCGGCGAGCTCTTCACGCGCGCCGCGCACCTGCCCGAGGTCTCCCAGCTGCGCCTCAAGCTGGGCCAGGGCGTGGCCGGGCACGTGGCGCAGACGGGCGAAGCGGTGAACGTGCCCGACCCCCAGGGCGAGCGCCGCTTCTTCCCGGACATCGACCGCATGACGGGCTACCGCACCACGAGCCTGCTCGCGGTGCCGCTGCGCGACGAGGGCGCGCAGCTCTACGGCGTCCTGCAGGTGCTCAACCGCCGCGGCGCGGAGCGCTTCGACGCGGAGGACCAGGCGCGGCTCGAGGCGATCGCCGCGCAGCTGGGCGCGGCGCTGCAGCACACCAGCCTCTACCGGGAGCTGCAGCGGGCGCGCGAACAGCCGGGTGCCCCGGTCGCCTACTTCTACAACCGCATCATCGGTGAATCGCCCGCGCTGCGGGCGCTCTACCGGGTGGTGCAGAAAGCCGCGCCCACGGACGCGACGGTGCTCATCCGCGGAGAGAGCGGCTGCGGCAAGGAGCTGTTCGCGCGCGCGGTGCACGTGAACGGCCCGCGGCGCGAGCGCCCCTTCGTGAAGGTGGACTGCGCGGCGCTGCCCGCGGCGCTGATCGAGAACGAGCTGTTCGGCCACGAGAAGGGGGCCTTCACCGGTGCGGACGGCCGCGTGGAGGGCAAGTTCGAGGCGGCCCAGGGCGGCACCGTCTTCCTCGACGAGCTCGGAGAGCTGCCGCTCGCGGTGCAGGGAAAGCTGCTTCGCGTGCTGCAGGACCGCGAGTTCGAGCGTGTGGGCGGCACGCAGACGGTGCGCGTGGACGTGCGCATCGTGGCGGCGACGCACCAGGATCTCCCACGCAAGGTGGCCGAGGGCAGCTTCCGGGAGGACCTCTATTACCGCATCAAGGTGGTGGAGCTGCTCTTGCCACCGCTGCGCGAGCGTGGCCCGGAAGACATCGAGCGGCTCGCGCGCCACTTCCTCGCCGAGGCCACCCGCCGCCACCGCCTGCGGCCCGCGCCGCGGCTCTCGGCCGCCGCGCTCGAGCGGCTCAAGGCCTACCGCTGGCCCGGCAACGTGCGCGAGCTGGAGAACTGCATCGAGAGCGCCGCCGTGCTCTCCGAGGGGGAGATCCAGGCCGAGCACCTGCCCCTGCCCTCGCCCGCGCCGCGTGGGGCGCCCGCGGCCGAGGGCGGGGATGTGCTGCTCCCGCTCGCCGAGGTGGAGCGCCGGCACATCCTGCGGGTGCTCGAGGCGGTAGGCGGAAATCGCACCGCCGCCGCACGAACCCTGGACATTGGACGCAACACACTTGGCCGCAAGCTCAAGGAGTATGGGCTCGGGGAGGAGTAGGATCGCGCGCGCATGGAGATCCACTACGAGTTCACCCTCGAGGACCTGAAGGCGCTGCTCGGCTGGTACCAGGGGCCCGAGCTCGCGCGCAGGCAGCGGCTGCACCGCTGGGCGGGCAGCGCCTGGCTCGCGCTCATGGGCGCCTCGCTCGCCATCGGGCTCGAGGCGCCCCTCCCCGCCTGGCTCGCGGTGGCGGCCGTCCCCGCGCTCTTCTGGTGGCGTTACCCGGAAGAGATCCGCCGGCGCGCCGAGCGGCACGCAGCGAGCCAGCTGCGTCAGGCGGACCGCGAGGGACGCCTCGGCGCCTGCAGCCTGAGCATCACGCCGCAGGGCCTCCGCCTGCGCAGCCCGGGCGCCGACCGCAGCTGGGGTTGGGAGCGGGTGCAGCAGGTGATCGCGACCGAGACCCTGGTGCTCGTGCTCACCGGCCGGGAGGATCTCGTCGCCGTGCCGCGTCGTGCCCTTCCTCCGGACGTGGCGCCCACGGACCTGTTCGTGCGCGTGCGCAGCCGCGTCGCCTGAGGCGGCTGCGCGGGCGCGCTCAGGGCGCGAGCGTGCGGCCGAAGAAGGCGACGAGCTCGTCGGCGAGCTCGCGGTGCAGGGCCCCGCGGTCCACTCCGGGCGGGTCCTCGCAGATCATCGGAACCCGCTGGCGTTGCTCCGGCCCACAGGGAGCGAGGAAGACGTAGTGGCCGGCCTCCGGGAACAGCCGGTACTCGGGCGGGCGGGGCAGTCCGCCGCGCACCCGCTCGGCATTGTCCG
Encoded here:
- a CDS encoding YcxB family protein codes for the protein MEIHYEFTLEDLKALLGWYQGPELARRQRLHRWAGSAWLALMGASLAIGLEAPLPAWLAVAAVPALFWWRYPEEIRRRAERHAASQLRQADREGRLGACSLSITPQGLRLRSPGADRSWGWERVQQVIATETLVLVLTGREDLVAVPRRALPPDVAPTDLFVRVRSRVA
- a CDS encoding MlaD family protein is translated as MDERRLEIKVGALVVAALAGVFGLLYLMGELSLSSGGALKVDFSHTGNVVKGAPVKLGGVAVGRVEEIRLLPDRRDPAGNPLPVQMALSVSPEALAALRSDVRVTVATVGLLGEPYLELTPGSARAAPLPAEAVVRGTDAPRLDVVALQLSSFLDAASSALAKDPEGLMGLASNVSNLARRLNEMLGQNDADVRTLVSELSAASKDLRVLAHDARVAMHPGGSGARLLDDAAAVASVAKRDLPGISASAGRTLNGLANITGGLTPEDGERVRAALQSYTAAGAHLEQVAARADRLLARMEAGEGTLGALQKDPQLYEELKALVTDLRKHPWKVLWKD
- a CDS encoding sigma-54-dependent Fis family transcriptional regulator translates to MDWYTPLLSAMTRSPDAAQVLLSVGSLLGQEVDLDAVLQTLVDRIATTLQADRGTLWLLDPARGELFTRAAHLPEVSQLRLKLGQGVAGHVAQTGEAVNVPDPQGERRFFPDIDRMTGYRTTSLLAVPLRDEGAQLYGVLQVLNRRGAERFDAEDQARLEAIAAQLGAALQHTSLYRELQRAREQPGAPVAYFYNRIIGESPALRALYRVVQKAAPTDATVLIRGESGCGKELFARAVHVNGPRRERPFVKVDCAALPAALIENELFGHEKGAFTGADGRVEGKFEAAQGGTVFLDELGELPLAVQGKLLRVLQDREFERVGGTQTVRVDVRIVAATHQDLPRKVAEGSFREDLYYRIKVVELLLPPLRERGPEDIERLARHFLAEATRRHRLRPAPRLSAAALERLKAYRWPGNVRELENCIESAAVLSEGEIQAEHLPLPSPAPRGAPAAEGGDVLLPLAEVERRHILRVLEAVGGNRTAAARTLDIGRNTLGRKLKEYGLGEE
- a CDS encoding MBL fold metallo-hydrolase, which produces MMELRFLGVRGSVAVSGAHAARIGGNTACVEVTSAGHRLVLDAGTGVRALGERLIQESGPQKATLLFSHLHWDHVQGFPFFAPAYAPTTQLTLYGPGPGGDVALERVLSSQMQAPSFPVPLSAMRARMRFCEALSGVPLEVGPFRITPFALPHPQGCLGYRIEEGGRAFVYATDVELSRAGVTPALGRWMEGADVLCLDAQYTPDEYAGRSGPARRGWGHSTMMDAAQIAAHVQAQRLLLFHHDPARTDEQAEEMAEAARTHFAAAEPAREGKVLRLGA